Within the Chelonoidis abingdonii isolate Lonesome George chromosome 19, CheloAbing_2.0, whole genome shotgun sequence genome, the region AAACTGGTTTCATGCTTTACAAAATTCTCACCCTTACAAAAAGTACTAGAGTTGTACTGATAGTCCCAACACCATCATCATCATAAACTGTGCTATTATGGATCATTATTCAAGAATACTGTAGGTATTTATGGGAAATAAATTTGCTGGTCATAGCCATTTCCCAACAGACTCATTAAAGGACAAATTATCATCTCAGACAGCACCTTGTTTGcagcttttaagaaaaaaagccaaAGACTGAATGAATAAGGAAATAAAACTACACCTAGCACATTTacagggcagagctggaggttTGCGCTGTTACTACAGTGCCTCTGCTCTAGAATCTAGTAAAACTGAGCATCCTCCTCTCCAGAATATCAGTTTGGCACATTTCACCTCTAATAAATTCATGCACGAAAAAAAGAtagtaaataaatacaaatacagtCATGTACAGTTTTACTGAAATTAGAACTGCAATCCCCTAGAGACAAGGTCGGTCTCTTACTTTACCACTGTCCAGTGCCTAGCACTGCAGCCCTCTCAAGGCTACTGCACTGCTAATAGTTAAATAGAAGATGCCCAcgtttatttctgtatttgtaaCTAGGGCTAAGGGCACGCAGATACCGCAGTGATGAGCCAGATCCCTCAGACCGCTGGTTTACAGGAACCATTATTAGTACTCAGCACGTCCATCCTGCCTGCACGGCTTCCAGGCATTGGACGCGCATTAACTAACTGATAACCCGGAGCCCTGGATGCTCACCAAGGAGAGGCTGCAGCCCCGGCTTTCCCCTTACAGCCCGGTGTGTACAGGCTCGCGGAACCCCCCGAGCTTCCAGAGCGGGGGCGCTGGGGGCGGGCCCGAGCTCTGCCTCAGCCTCACGTCACGCCGGGGAGGACCGGGCTGGCCGCGGTATAAATATGAGAGAGGCGGCGCGGGCTGCCAGGAGCAGTGACTGGATCAGGCAGCAGCGCTCCCTTGGCTGAGCGCGGTGACAGACACCAGGCACCGCCGGGGAATCCCGTCTCCCTCCTGGCCCCCGTCCCAGGTAAGCCAGCCGGGAACGGACCCAGGTctttggggagggatggggggagctgCCGGGGTACCCCgagggcgggcgggcgggcggagGCTGTTTCAGCGCCCCAGTGCCGGCGGGGAGATGCGGAGCCTGACGCCGCCCGGTTGCTCTCCCCGCAGCTAGGCGCCCCCATGACTCTGAACCGCGGGGACAAGCTGCGCTACCTGGAGAAGCGGCGCTGCAGCACGCCCTTCGCCGCCCACCAGCACCTGCACCGGCGGAGCATGCCCGTGGATGACCGGGAGCTGCAGGCGTCCGTCCCGCCGGGCGCCCTGCTGGGCGAGTTCTCCCCGCTGGTCCGCTGCACCTCCTACAACCCTGACCGGGAGAGCTGGGCGTCCGACTCCTCCGACTCGGTCATCTCCTCGGGCAGCGACTCCGACAGCAACCTCTACAAGGTGATCCTGCTGGGCGAGCACGGCGTGGGCAAGACCAGCCTGGCCAGGATCTTCGGAGGGGTGGAGGACTGCTCCGATGCGGAGGAGGCAGGTGAGCGGGGGCAGCGGGCTGCGAAAGCGGCATCGTCCACAGCCCTGGCGCTAGcaactctcctctccctgcccagacAGGCTGCGAGCCCCGGGCTGAGCTTGGCTTCAGAGCCGCCCGCTTTAACAGTGCCTGGCCTTGAACCACAGCTCTAGTGGGAGGAATTTACATTCACCTTCTGGAGCTGGACATGCAGTGTGTCCATAAACTCCATTTGCTCACAGGTATATCACAGATATACATAGACAAGTAGGGGATATAACACAATTTGTGCTTCAACAAAATGAATGTATTCACACACCAATAGGCTTGCATAAGCATATTACCGTATGAATGCATATTAAGTGACTAGAGTTGATTAACTCAGTTGCATCAATACATTAATATTTGTGTAAAGGTAGCTGATTTGGGATCCCCCTTATGTGCTCTTCTTAGTAAGGAAAGGCTTGGTTTCAGGGCATTATTCTATAGAATAAACAGGCTTTTTGTGATTAAGAGATTAATTTGTTCTAtagccaaacttttttttccataatTTAATACAGTCCCATTTGATGGTTTAAAAGTTCATGTAACTAATAACATGCAGCTGTTACAGTGAGTTTATCAGATCTTTACAAAGGAGAgctgtatcattatccccattttacatatagtATTTTTTCCAAATTTGTCTTATTGATGAGGACATAGATGGCAGTCAATTGACTAGAACTGCCCTGAAGCacagttttcagttttgttcatGAGGAGTAAGTAAATCGAGGCACTTTTAAACATTACTCCAAAAAAAGCCAGACattatgcttaaaaaaaacacaaaaccaaaaaaaacccctccctaAAATAATGAGGGTTCTCGCTAACCCCAACAGCAGGAAAATGCAAAGCTAAGTTTTTAATAACTCTATATAGTTGCGCCTTTGTATTGCGAATGGACTGCAGGAGTCTCTGGGGTGAGACTTCAGTGCATAATATTCTGTACGCTGGGGTACAATCATGAAGTCCTTACTCAAGGCATTCTCATTGACTCagtaaagattatttttaaatatatgctaCAATACTGAGGTATAACATGGTGAGTGAAGGATGGAGTGATGGCCTTTACTCTGAATTTACCTACTTTTCTTGGCTTAGGTCAGTACTTGAACactgaagcatttaaaaaaaattgttaaattcAAAATTTGCTAGAGACAGagtattaattttatatattgcACATACCATGCAACCGCCTCTGTCACCATAATGAACATATCTATAAATAGTAGATTAGGTATGAACAGGTTTGGAAGCAATAACTGTGGTAAGGAGTCTACCTTAGTCAATCAGGTGTTGTCAAGTGTCCTTATTGCCAAGATTTTTGCAGTCAATGATGTCAAATGATATAACTTTCTCTCTATAGGGAATACGTATAACAGATCGATTATAGTCGATGGAGAAGAAGCTTCTCTCATAGTGTTTGACATATGGGAGCAGGTATGAATAGTTCATTTTATTTATGGGTCATTTGTTAATTGCACAGCCTAAGCATAGTTTcagaataagctttcatgggtttaaaaaaaaccctccctaCTTCACATGCacgccatgcatctgaagtgaggtttttactcatgaaagcttatgcccaaatgtaTCTCTTAGCCTTTAAGAGGCCACCGGACTCCATGTTTTTTTGGATgaagactaatatggctaccccctgatactttcaCAATAAGATGATTGTGTATGGCTACTTATTGTTAAGTAACATCCTAATAGAAAGTAATAGAGATTCTTTGTTCTGTATTAACTCTTGTAGTTTTTTAGTAGCTAGGTTATTTCAGACCATGTTTAGGGCCAGACTGAACCCCTTACTCCTGCTGCTGAGGAGTTACCCAAACAAGCAGACTCAGTCAAGCCAATGAGGCAGTCCTGTGAGTAGGTGCTTATCAGTCAGAGTAAGGGGGTTGCAGTCTTGCCTATTCCAGGCCTTGATGCAATTTGTGGAAATAGAAAAGCTTTCATTAATAATGAAAAATCCAGAACTGGGACTTTTCCCTCCCAAGAATGATTTAGTAAAATTTTTAATACTGACTTGCAGttcttttatattacattttaagaAAGCTAGCTGTAGCAGGGTTTCCAAAATCATTCACTTATTAGAATCAGGAACATTTAGTTATGTATTTTCAATGCAATAAATGGTTCCATTCTCTTTTCCTTCTAGGATGACAGTCAGTGGCTTCAGAATCATTGTATGAAAATGGGGGATGCCTATATTATTGTGTACTCAGTGACAGACAAAGTTAGTTTTGAAAAGGCCTCAGAACTGAGAATTCAGCTAAGAAGAGCAAGACAAACAGAAGATATTCCCATCATTCTTGTAGGGAATAAAAGTGACCTTGTCCGATCCAGAGAAGTCTCAGTAGACGGTAAGAGATGCTACTGAATTGTGAATTCAAGTCAAAGTTAATAACCAAGGCTGCAGAGAATCCCTTTCTACTGCAGAAACGGACATGATTTGAAGTCTGGTTCATAAACATTCCATGTTTAAAAAGTTTGGAGCATAGAGAAGCAGAGCTGGTTGATTTGTGACGATCTTTGGCATAGTGTCCTGAAGCCGCAGTAGTAAAGTTGTGGCTTAGAGCTGAAGCTTCAGGGTACTACTGCATGCATCTCAAGGTCAATAGTGACAAAGTCATTAGCCGTCTTCTGGCTGCCCAAGGACACTTATTAAATGACTTGATGTCTCAGTCCTGTTCCTAATGCACAGAGGTACAAAACCCACAACTGGCAGCTCCTGCTGAGGGCAAGACAATATAGACTGAACAATCCTTTCTCCTATAAAGTGATCTCATGATGGGATGGAGATATATTGGCAGGGCAATGTGGGGACGCTTGCCCTTCTTGAGTCCAGGCTGACACTTTTCTGTGTGTTTCAATGTCCAAGACTGTCAACCAAGCATCTACTAACAGCActgaatccatttttttaaaaattcatttttatattcacTAAGTAGAATGTTACAAGATGCCATCAGTACCCTGATGAGATACTAGCTCTTTCAGTCTGGTGATTCTGTCATAGTGTTGTCTCATTCCCTGCCCACTAGCCTGCATAGGGAGCTCAACCCAGGCAACATGGAGCAATAGCCTGCTTGTGGGCTGGTGCTGTGCCCAGAAGGTCTTTATTGCCCCAGTGGTGATCCTATTTATTGGTGTGGTTAACTCTGCTCAAGTTAATTAAATTTACAGCTTCAGGGTCATTGTTTTACCACAGGCTGAACATGAAAATTCATGCTTCAGCAGTGGTGAAAAGTAGCTTTTATCTCTGAAATATTAGAGTTGCAACCTCTTACTGTGGATGCAGACCTCACTACATCAAAGTGACCTATGCCTTCCTGACCTCCAGCTATGGGTCTGGTGATTTGGCCTTCCTAGCAGTAAAATGCTTTATTTGGAACTATCTTAGAAAATTCACTGACTACAGCTT harbors:
- the RRAD gene encoding GTP-binding protein RAD; amino-acid sequence: MTLNRGDKLRYLEKRRCSTPFAAHQHLHRRSMPVDDRELQASVPPGALLGEFSPLVRCTSYNPDRESWASDSSDSVISSGSDSDSNLYKVILLGEHGVGKTSLARIFGGVEDCSDAEEAGNTYNRSIIVDGEEASLIVFDIWEQDDSQWLQNHCMKMGDAYIIVYSVTDKVSFEKASELRIQLRRARQTEDIPIILVGNKSDLVRSREVSVDEGRACAVVFDCKFIETSAALHHNVKDLFEGIVRQIRLRKDSKEDNARRMANTKRRESISKKAKRFLGRIVAKNNKKMAFKAKSKSCHDLSVL